Proteins encoded by one window of Nasonia vitripennis strain AsymCx chromosome 5, Nvit_psr_1.1, whole genome shotgun sequence:
- the LOC100116008 gene encoding uncharacterized protein LOC100116008, producing the protein MAPNYSKIDDKVTVEEVVIVNREVSVSYYIFEFFVYLEKLTGFKKEAFTRAGMQSYLKNIGKQLYQMDIRGDLLEMLLKVVKIFTTVVNKDTLEASISLFIDVLHKVTRFLFTNYVGERILFITSGLSSGMSAFVCAMFFIMDFIFNQLSANCFYQLKTWILCFFRSEKITQFFDYVFGTYGRAITVA; encoded by the exons atGGCGCCGAACTACTCAAAAATCGATGATAAGGTTACAGTCGAGGAAGTG GTAATAGTTAACAGGGAAGTTTCGGTATCTTATTACATCTTTGAATTCTTCGTGTACCTGGAAAAATTGACAGGTTTCAAGAAAGAAGCATTTACACGAGCTGGTATGCAATCATACCTGAAAAATATAGGAAAGCAGTTATACCAGATGGACATACGTGGTGATCTGCTAGAAATGCTACTCAAAGTTGTCAAGATATTTACTACAGTAGTAAACAAGGATACACTGGAAGCGAGTATATCGCTGTTTATAGATGTATTGCACAAAGTAACGCGTTTCTTGTTCACTAATTACGTGGGCGAAAGAATCCTATTCATAACTTCGGGTCTATCTTCAGGCATGTCGGCTTTTGTTTGCGCAATGTTTTTTATAAtggattttatatttaatcagTTATCTGCGAACTGCTTTTATCAATTGAAAACCTGGATACTATGTTTCTTCCGTTCGGAAAAAATTACTCAATTTTTCGATTATGTTTTTGGTACATACGGAAGAGCTATCACCGTAGCCTAA
- the LOC103315534 gene encoding uncharacterized protein LOC103315534 isoform X1 — MLIKYNQGRNAGAPGGKSNAANKCILCASLLQTAISDLQYRVKNNRSSIGLREQRFGYSLIILKTREFLRLYLAAICDLQMGETHKSLECPFTWGIDEDLAREFDESQEIVVEVEEQPVLALVNSLSITYFLAVQKSHRDALNKLHESQEIFKQLDKRTLENDATSHEVLEHITQATAYHVHTLLDMTSEAKKAMSELKDSKALRSKPELGSIYGCRSIAWSCFHEAGCQRVVPLAEAAVSSSPTCSLWHHILGKSLRHVRRNVDGLHKPSPREKSCLLRSYELSPIPFYGIHVAQMYRESEEREKCRKIYSDIYESRPTSVGINLRLGKAFTTFNDFVKAEECLNRAGEKNQQNPMYLHYKGCLYRKEKKLKEAAVYLKEAGKNGNHRADFDYAEVMMRLSRGSFDYLGHLQRMFEKCENVNFKQTILLHISMQSYYKKTDLDSALKNLLKAIELNPDSKQLMNFRNISVDWNEYLNIFDLVSDVLLPLYLKRRQELSADMKDVVKSLKHHCEKQRNELSASFQGMTL, encoded by the exons atgttaataaaatataatcaaGGAAGGAACGCGGGAGCACCCGGTGGCAAGT CAAATGCAGCCAACAAGTGTATACTTTGCGCATCTTTGCTACAGACAGCAATATCCGACCTGCAGTATAGGGTAAAAAACAATCGAAGCTCGATCGGATTGAGAGAACAAAGGTTTGGTTACAGCTTGATTATCCTCAAGACGCGGGAGTTTCTTAGGTTATACCTAGCTGCAATTTGCGA CCTGCAAATGGGGGAAACGCATAAATCGTTGGAGTGTCCATTCACGTGGGGCATAGACGAGGATTTGGCTCGCGAATTCGACGAGAGCCAAGAGATAGTTGTTGAAGTCGAAGAGCAGCCTGTCCTGGCCCTCGTCAACTCCCTGTCGATTACTTATTTTCTCGCTGTTCAGAAGAGTCATAGGGATGCCCTGAACAAATTGCACGAGTCACAAGAGATTTTTAAGCAGCTTGACAAGAG AACATTAGAAAATGACGCAACATCGCACGAAGTTCTAGAGCACATAACGCAGGCCACGGCGTACCACGTTCACACTCTGCTGGACATGACCTCCGAGGCGAAGAAGGCGATGAGCGAACTAAAGGATTCGAAAGCTCTTCGCAGCAAGCCTGAGCTGGGCAGCATCTACGGCTGCAGGAGCATCGCCTGGTCGTGTTTCCACGAAGCCGGCTGCCAGCGAGTCGTGCCACTGGCCGAAGCGGCCGTTTCCAGCAGCCCCACCTGTTCGCTGTGGCACCACATTCTGGGCAAGAGCTTGAGACACGTCAGACGCAACGTCGACGGGCTTCACAAGCCATCGCCGAGAGAAAAGTCGTGTCTTCTCAGGAGCTACGAGCTGTCGCCGATTCCGTTTTACGGTATTCACGTTGCGCAGATGTACAGGGAGAGCGAGGAGAGGGAGAAATGCAGGAAAATCTATTCGGACATCTACGAGTCCCGTCCGACCAGCGTTGGCATCAATCTCCGTTTGGGCAAGGCTTTTACGACGTTCAACGATTTTGTCAAGGCGGAAGAATGCCTCAATCGAGCGGGAGAAAAAAACCAGCAGAATCCGATGTATCTTCATTACAAAGGATGCCTCTacaggaaagaaaaaaaattgaag GAAGCTGCAGTTTACTTGAAGGAAGCTGGAAAAAATGGCAATCACAGAGCTGACTTTGATTATGCAGAAGTTATGATGAGGCTTTCCAGAGGGAGTTTCGATTATTTAGGACACTTGCAGCGAATGTTTGAGAAATGCGAGAACGTCAATTTCAAGCAGACGATTCTTCTGCACATATCCATGCAGTCTTATTACAAGAAAACCGACCTGGACAGCGCCctaaagaatttattgaaagcTATCGAGCTCAATCCTGACAGCAAACAATTGATg AATTTCAGAAACATCAGCGTCGACTGGAACGAGTATCTGAATATTTTCGATCTGGTCTCTGACGTTTTGCTGCCATTGTACTTAAAACGGCGTCAAGAACTGTCAGCCGATATGAAAGATGTTGTAAAATCGTTGAAACATCATTgtgaaaaacaaagaaacgaACTCTCCGCGTCTTTTCAAGGGATGACATTATAA
- the LOC103315534 gene encoding uncharacterized protein LOC103315534 isoform X2: protein MGETHKSLECPFTWGIDEDLAREFDESQEIVVEVEEQPVLALVNSLSITYFLAVQKSHRDALNKLHESQEIFKQLDKRTLENDATSHEVLEHITQATAYHVHTLLDMTSEAKKAMSELKDSKALRSKPELGSIYGCRSIAWSCFHEAGCQRVVPLAEAAVSSSPTCSLWHHILGKSLRHVRRNVDGLHKPSPREKSCLLRSYELSPIPFYGIHVAQMYRESEEREKCRKIYSDIYESRPTSVGINLRLGKAFTTFNDFVKAEECLNRAGEKNQQNPMYLHYKGCLYRKEKKLKEAAVYLKEAGKNGNHRADFDYAEVMMRLSRGSFDYLGHLQRMFEKCENVNFKQTILLHISMQSYYKKTDLDSALKNLLKAIELNPDSKQLMNFRNISVDWNEYLNIFDLVSDVLLPLYLKRRQELSADMKDVVKSLKHHCEKQRNELSASFQGMTL, encoded by the exons ATGGGGGAAACGCATAAATCGTTGGAGTGTCCATTCACGTGGGGCATAGACGAGGATTTGGCTCGCGAATTCGACGAGAGCCAAGAGATAGTTGTTGAAGTCGAAGAGCAGCCTGTCCTGGCCCTCGTCAACTCCCTGTCGATTACTTATTTTCTCGCTGTTCAGAAGAGTCATAGGGATGCCCTGAACAAATTGCACGAGTCACAAGAGATTTTTAAGCAGCTTGACAAGAG AACATTAGAAAATGACGCAACATCGCACGAAGTTCTAGAGCACATAACGCAGGCCACGGCGTACCACGTTCACACTCTGCTGGACATGACCTCCGAGGCGAAGAAGGCGATGAGCGAACTAAAGGATTCGAAAGCTCTTCGCAGCAAGCCTGAGCTGGGCAGCATCTACGGCTGCAGGAGCATCGCCTGGTCGTGTTTCCACGAAGCCGGCTGCCAGCGAGTCGTGCCACTGGCCGAAGCGGCCGTTTCCAGCAGCCCCACCTGTTCGCTGTGGCACCACATTCTGGGCAAGAGCTTGAGACACGTCAGACGCAACGTCGACGGGCTTCACAAGCCATCGCCGAGAGAAAAGTCGTGTCTTCTCAGGAGCTACGAGCTGTCGCCGATTCCGTTTTACGGTATTCACGTTGCGCAGATGTACAGGGAGAGCGAGGAGAGGGAGAAATGCAGGAAAATCTATTCGGACATCTACGAGTCCCGTCCGACCAGCGTTGGCATCAATCTCCGTTTGGGCAAGGCTTTTACGACGTTCAACGATTTTGTCAAGGCGGAAGAATGCCTCAATCGAGCGGGAGAAAAAAACCAGCAGAATCCGATGTATCTTCATTACAAAGGATGCCTCTacaggaaagaaaaaaaattgaag GAAGCTGCAGTTTACTTGAAGGAAGCTGGAAAAAATGGCAATCACAGAGCTGACTTTGATTATGCAGAAGTTATGATGAGGCTTTCCAGAGGGAGTTTCGATTATTTAGGACACTTGCAGCGAATGTTTGAGAAATGCGAGAACGTCAATTTCAAGCAGACGATTCTTCTGCACATATCCATGCAGTCTTATTACAAGAAAACCGACCTGGACAGCGCCctaaagaatttattgaaagcTATCGAGCTCAATCCTGACAGCAAACAATTGATg AATTTCAGAAACATCAGCGTCGACTGGAACGAGTATCTGAATATTTTCGATCTGGTCTCTGACGTTTTGCTGCCATTGTACTTAAAACGGCGTCAAGAACTGTCAGCCGATATGAAAGATGTTGTAAAATCGTTGAAACATCATTgtgaaaaacaaagaaacgaACTCTCCGCGTCTTTTCAAGGGATGACATTATAA
- the LOC100678999 gene encoding uncharacterized protein LOC100678999 isoform X2, translating into MGSSTKNQKVRSDNRRMTGNVNIYICSESVEKNAEENVAQTTATSASSTSLISEKSRQKVGPIEEHSASPNRVRKKLADKPVEKQHKDFVKKDAAKDSDSVGDHEKLISTTEYNKYASYESKPNPITGENVLKNLNEPRQLKINSNDTRYDRSKLVSCRCPRFDESDLWLQKALKRLNRDSNGIAPSYSVKKADSPEERSADAPKNPGKSERMDKMCTCDRIEKHDSKGIGACDQLCTCCCIDVHKKENICIGSKSKKINKKQASEFEKETSKSSHDKKESSLGKKDEKIVKNKAELKFTNSKAKKSNSSEKVKSIEKVMKEEKSNDSKKSSKERLQPIEKETTEKSKKDLKNVQNSEKKTKLSIKGKTNGEKPSTAEKPQEVKLQSKEKKKIKEEKKSTKTKAKPAIKENSENKSSEPPKSDKVEVRDSGKTKKKKEKKTKAAFTDSNKKSTHRKSINDRKEDSFFSKLINMMKRGKKVSDGDVKKQGCSPDCTGLTKATETWTKNKSKREKSGPKLKPSGK; encoded by the exons ATGGGTTCTTCGACAAAAAACCAAAAAGTCCGCAGCGACAATCGGCGTATGACCGGAAACGTCAACATTTACATCTGCTCCGAATCTGTTGAAAAAAACGCCGAGGAAAATGTGGCCCAAACTACTGCGACGTCCGCAAGCTCGACCAGCTTGATCTCTGAGAAATCGAGGCAAAAAGTTGGACCCATTGAAGAGCACTCgg CTTCTCCAAATCGAGTGCGAAAAAAATTAGCAGACAAGCCAGTCGAGAAGCAACATAAGGATTTTGTCAAGAAAGATGCTGCGAAGGATTCAGACAGTGTCGGCGAtcacgaaaaattgatctcAACGACGGAATACAACAAATACGCGTCATACGAATCCAAGCCTAACCCAATTACCGGAGAAAATgttctgaaaaatttgaacGAACCGCGTCAACTCAAGATCAACAGCAACGACACGAGGTACGATCGGTCCAAGCTGGTATCCTGTCGGTGTCCGCGATTCGACGAAAGTGATCTGTGGCTGCAAAAAGCTCTGAAAAGGCTTAATCGAGATTCGAACGGCATAGCGCCAAGTTACAGTGTCAAAAAAGCTGACTCCCCTGAGGAACGATCCGCAGATGCACCAAAGAATCCGGGTAAATCGGAAAGGATGGACAAGATGTGTACATGCGATAG gaTTGAAAAGCACGACAGTAAGGGTATAGGAGCTTGCGATCAACTTTGCACTTGCTGCTGTATCGACGTTCATAAAAAAGAGAATATCTGCATTGGCTCGAAGAGCAAGAAAATCAATAAGAAACAAGCTAGCGAATTCGAAAAGGAGACGTCCAAGTCTAGCCATGACAAAAAAGAATCCTCGCTTGGGAAAAAGGATGAGAAGATTGTGAAAAATAAGGCGGAGCTTAAGTTTACCAATTCGAAAGCTAAGAAAAGCAACAGCTCAGAAAAAGTTAAAAGCATCGAGAAAGTGatgaaggaagaaaaaagtaaCGATTCGAAGAAAAGCTCGAAAGAACGTTTGCAGCCGATCGAAAAAGAAACGACTGAAAAATCCAAAAAGGATTTGAAAAACGTTCAGAACTCCGAAAAGAAGACTAAACTGTCGATTAAAGGGAAGACAAATGGAGAAAAACCCAGTACTGCAGAAAAGCCTCAAGAAGTCAAATTacaatcaaaagaaaaaaagaaaattaaagaggagaaaaaaagcacgAAAACGAAGGCTAAGCCAGCTATAAAAGAGAACTCCGAAAATAAGTCATCAGAGCCTCCTAAAAGTGACAAGGTGGAGGTGCGCGACTCGGGCAAAactaagaagaagaaagaaaaaaagacgaaaGCAGCCTTTACcgattcaaataaaaaatctacTCATCGCAAATCCATCAACGATCGAAAAGAAGATTCGTTTTTCTCGAAATTAATTAACATGATGAAAAGAGGCAAGAAAGTAAGTGACGGAGACGTAAAAAAGCAGGGCTGTAGTCCAGATTGTACAGGCTTGACGAAAGCGACAGAAACTTGGACCAAAAATAAGAGCAAGCGCGAAAAGAGTGGACCAAAACTCAAACCGTCAG GTAAATGA
- the LOC100678999 gene encoding uncharacterized protein LOC100678999 isoform X1, with amino-acid sequence MGSSTKNQKVRSDNRRMTGNVNIYICSESVEKNAEENVAQTTATSASSTSLISEKSRQKVGPIEEHSASPNRVRKKLADKPVEKQHKDFVKKDAAKDSDSVGDHEKLISTTEYNKYASYESKPNPITGENVLKNLNEPRQLKINSNDTRYDRSKLVSCRCPRFDESDLWLQKALKRLNRDSNGIAPSYSVKKADSPEERSADAPKNPGKSERMDKMCTCDRIEKHDSKGIGACDQLCTCCCIDVHKKENICIGSKSKKINKKQASEFEKETSKSSHDKKESSLGKKDEKIVKNKAELKFTNSKAKKSNSSEKVKSIEKVMKEEKSNDSKKSSKERLQPIEKETTEKSKKDLKNVQNSEKKTKLSIKGKTNGEKPSTAEKPQEVKLQSKEKKKIKEEKKSTKTKAKPAIKENSENKSSEPPKSDKVEVRDSGKTKKKKEKKTKAAFTDSNKKSTHRKSINDRKEDSFFSKLINMMKRGKKVSDGDVKKQGCSPDCTGLTKATETWTKNKSKREKSGPKLKPSGTIVSNGSHNIPEKFHDFKSAPDAQVNDTVDLNSPAKTEDADEKSVPQLDLLDRSKAEDENEEFRYYDNRVARCPEITKIEAEDNGEPHYGLQRNCLCYDCLRKSEAACDQFTFPNSYLHEAYSENSFDSCCGCKLQTPVTNFKEDRRRRFDELLQDYPLVGSVHCCWCSCRDIA; translated from the exons ATGGGTTCTTCGACAAAAAACCAAAAAGTCCGCAGCGACAATCGGCGTATGACCGGAAACGTCAACATTTACATCTGCTCCGAATCTGTTGAAAAAAACGCCGAGGAAAATGTGGCCCAAACTACTGCGACGTCCGCAAGCTCGACCAGCTTGATCTCTGAGAAATCGAGGCAAAAAGTTGGACCCATTGAAGAGCACTCgg CTTCTCCAAATCGAGTGCGAAAAAAATTAGCAGACAAGCCAGTCGAGAAGCAACATAAGGATTTTGTCAAGAAAGATGCTGCGAAGGATTCAGACAGTGTCGGCGAtcacgaaaaattgatctcAACGACGGAATACAACAAATACGCGTCATACGAATCCAAGCCTAACCCAATTACCGGAGAAAATgttctgaaaaatttgaacGAACCGCGTCAACTCAAGATCAACAGCAACGACACGAGGTACGATCGGTCCAAGCTGGTATCCTGTCGGTGTCCGCGATTCGACGAAAGTGATCTGTGGCTGCAAAAAGCTCTGAAAAGGCTTAATCGAGATTCGAACGGCATAGCGCCAAGTTACAGTGTCAAAAAAGCTGACTCCCCTGAGGAACGATCCGCAGATGCACCAAAGAATCCGGGTAAATCGGAAAGGATGGACAAGATGTGTACATGCGATAG gaTTGAAAAGCACGACAGTAAGGGTATAGGAGCTTGCGATCAACTTTGCACTTGCTGCTGTATCGACGTTCATAAAAAAGAGAATATCTGCATTGGCTCGAAGAGCAAGAAAATCAATAAGAAACAAGCTAGCGAATTCGAAAAGGAGACGTCCAAGTCTAGCCATGACAAAAAAGAATCCTCGCTTGGGAAAAAGGATGAGAAGATTGTGAAAAATAAGGCGGAGCTTAAGTTTACCAATTCGAAAGCTAAGAAAAGCAACAGCTCAGAAAAAGTTAAAAGCATCGAGAAAGTGatgaaggaagaaaaaagtaaCGATTCGAAGAAAAGCTCGAAAGAACGTTTGCAGCCGATCGAAAAAGAAACGACTGAAAAATCCAAAAAGGATTTGAAAAACGTTCAGAACTCCGAAAAGAAGACTAAACTGTCGATTAAAGGGAAGACAAATGGAGAAAAACCCAGTACTGCAGAAAAGCCTCAAGAAGTCAAATTacaatcaaaagaaaaaaagaaaattaaagaggagaaaaaaagcacgAAAACGAAGGCTAAGCCAGCTATAAAAGAGAACTCCGAAAATAAGTCATCAGAGCCTCCTAAAAGTGACAAGGTGGAGGTGCGCGACTCGGGCAAAactaagaagaagaaagaaaaaaagacgaaaGCAGCCTTTACcgattcaaataaaaaatctacTCATCGCAAATCCATCAACGATCGAAAAGAAGATTCGTTTTTCTCGAAATTAATTAACATGATGAAAAGAGGCAAGAAAGTAAGTGACGGAGACGTAAAAAAGCAGGGCTGTAGTCCAGATTGTACAGGCTTGACGAAAGCGACAGAAACTTGGACCAAAAATAAGAGCAAGCGCGAAAAGAGTGGACCAAAACTCAAACCGTCAGGTACGATCGTAAGCAATGGATCACATAATATCCCCGAAAAATTTCATGATTTTAAGTCGGCCCCTGATGCGCAGGTAAATGACACCGTAGATTTGAATTCACCCGCGAAAACCGAAGATGCCGATGAAAAGTCTGTGCCACAGCTTGATCTTCTCGATCGTTCGAAAGCCGAAGATGAAAATGAAGAGTTCCGTTATTACGACAATCGCGTGGCTCGCTGTCCAGAAATTACGAAAATAGAGGCGGAAGATAACGGCGAGCCTCACTATGGTCTGCAGAGAAATTGCTTGTGCTACGATTGTCTAAGGAAATCTGAGGCTGCATGCGATCAATTTACTTTTCCGaattcatatctgcacgaagcTTACTCGGAAAACAGCTTCGACTCTTGCTGTGGATGTAAGTTGCAGACACCTGTGACGAACTTCAAAGAGGATCGTAGAAGACGTTTCGATGAATTACTGCAGGATTACCCCCTCGTTGGAAGTGTACATTGTTGCTGGTGCTCGTGCCGAGATATCGCATGA
- the LOC100120916 gene encoding cysteine dioxygenase type 1 yields MDVYSEMDSRLEQQKSRLMLTGEQTTSSSLKSIGLKELIEKLHEAFATNNVDIDYVQDLMAAYRSNPQDWKKFAKFDRYRYTRNLVDEGNGKFNLMVLCWGEGHGSAIHDHADAHCVMKILQGELCETKYKWPRKYTDEQGNQCQEELEEIERCIYATNDVTYINDSIGLHRVENLSTVNPAVSLHLYSPPFDACSVFNKQTGQKSLCKVTFWSKYGERRNREIQDARTPEDN; encoded by the exons ATGGACGTGTACAGTGAGATGGACTCGAGGCTGGAGCAGCAGAAGAGCCGCCTGATGTTGACTGGCGAGCAGACGACGTCGTCGAGTTTGAAATCGATCGGTTTGAAGGAGCTGATCGAGAAGCTACACGAAGCCTTCGCGACGAACAACGTCGACATCGACTACGTGCAGGACCTCATGGCTGCCTACAGAAGCAACCCACAGGACTGGAAGAAGTTCGCCAAGTTCGACCGATACAG GTACACGCGGAACCTGGTGGACGAGGGCAACGGCAAGTTCAACCTCATGGTGCTCTGCTGGGGCGAGGGTCACGGCTCGGCCATACACGACCACGCCGACGCTCACTGCGTCATGAAGATACTCCAGGGCGAGCTTTGCGAG ACGAAATACAAGTGGCCGAGGAAGTACACCGACGAACAAGGCAATCAATGCCAGGAGGAATTGGAGGAAATCGAGAGGTGCATTTACGCGACCAATGACGTCACCTACATAAATG ATTCGATAGGGCTGCATCGAGTGGAAAATTTAAGCACTGTTAATCCGGCAGTTTCGTTGCATCTGTATTCGCCCCCCTTTGACGCCTGCTCCGTGTTCAACAAGCAGACGGGTCAGAAGTCTCTGTGCAAAGTCACCTTCTGGTCGAAATACGGAGAGCGCCGTAACAGG GAAATCCAAGATGCCAGGACTCCGGAGGACAATTAG